In a single window of the Danio aesculapii chromosome 20, fDanAes4.1, whole genome shotgun sequence genome:
- the LOC130247724 gene encoding cytochrome P450 2J2 isoform X3: protein MVKKVLTDQGNCFIHRPTNDVIERLTKCQGLTFNNGYSWKQHRRFTLSTLKFFGVGKRSLEFIIMEEYKFLHQSIMDTNGLPFDPHYIINNGVSNIICSMVFGKRFEYTDKRFLNMLSLMSKALKLQTSVFIQLYGAFPRLMDLLPGPHKELFSCFHQVCAFIKEEVDKHRADWDPSSPRDFIDCYFTEIEKRKHDLEAGFHEEGLQYAVLDLFVAGTETTSTTLLWAFVYMMKYPEIQEKVQAEIDKVVGRHRRPSIDDRPCMPYTDAVIHEIQRIGNVVPLSVPRMTNEDTILEGYFIPKGTQIIPNLTSVLCDQTKWKTNHSFDPQNFLNAQGEFEKPEAFIPFSIGKRSCPGESLARMELFLFFTSFLQSFYLSSPDGTQTSLDFKFGMTLSPKPFKISFTPR, encoded by the exons ATGGTGAAGAAAGTTCTTACTGACCAGGGCAACTGTTTCATACACCGCCCAACCAATGATGTCATCGAAAGACTAACCAAGTGCCAAG GTTTAACCTTTAATAATGGCTACAGCTGGAAGCAACATAGGCGTTTTACTCTAAGTACTCTTAAATTCTTTGGTGTGGGAAAGAGGAGCCTGGAATTCATCATCATGGAGGAGTACAAATTCCTGCACCAGTCCATCATGGATACCAACG GGCTGCCATTCGACCCTCATTACATCATTAACAATGGTGTCTCCAACATCATCTGCTCTATGGTGTTTGGAAAAAGGTTCGAATACACTGACAAGAGGTTTCTGAACATGCTCAGTCTGATGTCTAAAGCCCTTAAACTACAAACGTCTGTGTTTATACAG CTTTATGGTGCTTTTCCTCGTCTTATGGACCTCCTCCCTGGACCTCATAAAGAGCTGTTTTCCTGCTTCCACCAAGTTTGTGCTTTTATTAAGGAGGAGGTGGACAAACATCGTGCAGACTGGGACCCCTCTTCACCCAGAGATTTTATAGACTGCTATTTTACCGAAATAGAGAAG aggaAACATGATCTGGAAGCAGGATTTCATGAAGAGGGTCTGCAGTATGCCGTACTTGATTTGTTTGTTGCAGGAACTGAGACCACATCTACCACTCTACTGTGGGCCTTTGTGTACATGATGAAATATCCAGAAATCCAAG AAAAGGTCCAGGCAGAAATAGACAAAGTTGTTGGACGGCATCGCCGACCCAGCATAGATGACAGACCCTGCATGCCATACACTGATGCTGTTATCCATGAGATCCAGAGAATAGGCAATGTTGTTCCCCTTAGTGTGCCAAGAATGACTAATGAAGACACAATACTGGAAGGATATTTCATTCCAAAG GGTACACAGATTATTCCTAACCTCACCTCAGTTCTGTGTGATCAAACTAAGTGGAAGACAAACCATTCATTTGATCCACAGAATTTTCTTAACGCTCAAGGCGAGTTTGAAAAGCCTGAAGCTTTTATCCCTTTCTCAATAG GAAAACGATCTTGTCCAGGAGAATCACTTGCCCGCATGGAACTTTTCCTCTTCTTCACATCTTTTCTACAATCCTTCTATTTGTCTTCTCCAGACGGAACTCAAACAAGCTTGGATTTTAAATTTGGAATGACACTTTCTCCAAAgccatttaaaataagtttcacTCCTCGTTGA
- the LOC130247724 gene encoding cytochrome P450 2J2 isoform X2, whose protein sequence is MHVNLMHVTRRTLKSDHYGNIFSLHLGSLNTVVVNSYSMVKKVLTDQGNCFIHRPTNDVIERLTKCQGLTFNNGYSWKQHRRFTLSTLKFFGVGKRSLEFIIMEEYKFLHQSIMDTNGLPFDPHYIINNGVSNIICSMVFGKRFEYTDKRFLNMLSLMSKALKLQTSVFIQLYGAFPRLMDLLPGPHKELFSCFHQVCAFIKEEVDKHRADWDPSSPRDFIDCYFTEIEKRKHDLEAGFHEEGLQYAVLDLFVAGTETTSTTLLWAFVYMMKYPEIQEKVQAEIDKVVGRHRRPSIDDRPCMPYTDAVIHEIQRIGNVVPLSVPRMTNEDTILEGYFIPKGTQIIPNLTSVLCDQTKWKTNHSFDPQNFLNAQGEFEKPEAFIPFSIGKRSCPGESLARMELFLFFTSFLQSFYLSSPDGTQTSLDFKFGMTLSPKPFKISFTPR, encoded by the exons AAGTCAGACCACTATGGCAATATATTCAGCTTGCATCTGGGAAGCTTAAACACAGTTGTTGTGAACTCCTACAGCATGGTGAAGAAAGTTCTTACTGACCAGGGCAACTGTTTCATACACCGCCCAACCAATGATGTCATCGAAAGACTAACCAAGTGCCAAG GTTTAACCTTTAATAATGGCTACAGCTGGAAGCAACATAGGCGTTTTACTCTAAGTACTCTTAAATTCTTTGGTGTGGGAAAGAGGAGCCTGGAATTCATCATCATGGAGGAGTACAAATTCCTGCACCAGTCCATCATGGATACCAACG GGCTGCCATTCGACCCTCATTACATCATTAACAATGGTGTCTCCAACATCATCTGCTCTATGGTGTTTGGAAAAAGGTTCGAATACACTGACAAGAGGTTTCTGAACATGCTCAGTCTGATGTCTAAAGCCCTTAAACTACAAACGTCTGTGTTTATACAG CTTTATGGTGCTTTTCCTCGTCTTATGGACCTCCTCCCTGGACCTCATAAAGAGCTGTTTTCCTGCTTCCACCAAGTTTGTGCTTTTATTAAGGAGGAGGTGGACAAACATCGTGCAGACTGGGACCCCTCTTCACCCAGAGATTTTATAGACTGCTATTTTACCGAAATAGAGAAG aggaAACATGATCTGGAAGCAGGATTTCATGAAGAGGGTCTGCAGTATGCCGTACTTGATTTGTTTGTTGCAGGAACTGAGACCACATCTACCACTCTACTGTGGGCCTTTGTGTACATGATGAAATATCCAGAAATCCAAG AAAAGGTCCAGGCAGAAATAGACAAAGTTGTTGGACGGCATCGCCGACCCAGCATAGATGACAGACCCTGCATGCCATACACTGATGCTGTTATCCATGAGATCCAGAGAATAGGCAATGTTGTTCCCCTTAGTGTGCCAAGAATGACTAATGAAGACACAATACTGGAAGGATATTTCATTCCAAAG GGTACACAGATTATTCCTAACCTCACCTCAGTTCTGTGTGATCAAACTAAGTGGAAGACAAACCATTCATTTGATCCACAGAATTTTCTTAACGCTCAAGGCGAGTTTGAAAAGCCTGAAGCTTTTATCCCTTTCTCAATAG GAAAACGATCTTGTCCAGGAGAATCACTTGCCCGCATGGAACTTTTCCTCTTCTTCACATCTTTTCTACAATCCTTCTATTTGTCTTCTCCAGACGGAACTCAAACAAGCTTGGATTTTAAATTTGGAATGACACTTTCTCCAAAgccatttaaaataagtttcacTCCTCGTTGA
- the LOC130247729 gene encoding cytochrome P450 2J4-like: protein MDLLHFSEWIDLKTILIFTLVFLLLSHYIKNKVPENFPPGAWSLPIIGDLHYITHKKIHLQLEKFAEKYGNVLSIQILGPRIVVLIGYKTVKESYAQGLVASNGHNWKQQRRFALSTLRTFGMGKKNLGPSINVECHFLNEAISSENDSIEEHPSTCAFLGKHLGTAL, encoded by the exons ATGGACCTGTTACATTTTTCCGAGTGGATTGATCTCAAGACTATTTTGATATTCAcacttgtgtttttattattgagccattacattaaaaacaaagtcCCTGAAAACTTTCCACCTGGAGCCTGGTCTTTGCCGATTATTGGGGACCTTCATTATATCACTCACAAGAAGATTCATCTTCAGTTGGAAAAG tttgCAGAAAAATACGGAAATGTTTTAAGCATTCAAATTCTCGGACCAAGAATTGTTGTTTTGATCGGATACAAAACAGTAAAAGAATCCTATGCACAAG GTTTGGTTGCTTCCAATGGCCATAATTGGAAACAACAGAGGAGATTTGCACTTTCAACACTTCGAACCTTTGGAATGGGAAAGAAAAACCTGGGGCCATCCATCAATGTTGAATGTCACTTTCTAAATGAAGCCATTTCATCTGAGAATG ACTCTATTGAAGAACATCCATCGACGTGTGCTTTTCTGGGGAAGCATTTAGGTACAG cTTTATAA